The Bacteroidota bacterium genome contains the following window.
TTATTTACGCACTCACCGATGAAGAAAAAGGATTCTTCGGCGGCGTTTCCTGTTTTTATATTCCTGCTCATTCGGAAAATCTGCATGTCGATCGTCTCGACCTCGATGGCGCTTATGCGAATACAAATATGGGAACTGTTTTTCTCGAAGATGTTTTTGTTCCACAAGAAAATCTCATTGGTAAAAAAGGTGCCGGCGCTATGATCTTTCATCAATCCATGAACTGGGAACGCGCCTGTTTTGCATTGATGCATTGCGGAACGATGGATATGATCTGCACACATGCAGTAGAGAATGCAAAACGCAAAGAAACCAAACAGGGAAAACTTTCAGAGCTACAAGCCGTACAGTTTCATATTGCGGATATGCACGTGCATGCTGAAGTTGCGCGCATGCTCGCCTACAAAGCGTTGAGTGAAATTGATAAAGGAAAAGATGCGACAGTTGCTGCGGCAAGAGCGAAAATTTTAAGCAGTGAAGCACTTGATGTTGTTGCGCGAACCGCCATTCGCCTCGACGGAGCAGCGGGATTGCACGACTCGAATGAAAATATTTATCGCGCTTTAGCAGGTGCACAGGCGGCAACAATTTAT
Protein-coding sequences here:
- a CDS encoding acyl-CoA/acyl-ACP dehydrogenase codes for the protein MNFELGENEKAIKKNASDLALLLIKAQRSRPDRKYQISDHRIFSKYDLAGAVIPKTSGGPGFSAMETALSLEGLAFAKCDPGFIFSLGAHLLACVMPLVKNISAELQKKLFPQIISGELLLANGMTEERSGSDPFNMKTTAKKTENGYLLHGQKHFITNSPIAGGFIIYALTDEEKGFFGGVSCFYIPAHSENLHVDRLDLDGAYANTNMGTVFLEDVFVPQENLIGKKGAGAMIFHQSMNWERACFALMHCGTMDMICTHAVENAKRKETKQGKLSELQAVQFHIADMHVHAEVARMLAYKALSEIDKGKDATVAAARAKILSSEALDVVARTAIRLDGAAGLHDSNENIYRALAGAQAATIYSGANDVLRELIAGRL